The following are encoded together in the Oncorhynchus masou masou isolate Uvic2021 chromosome 5, UVic_Omas_1.1, whole genome shotgun sequence genome:
- the LOC135527595 gene encoding transmembrane and coiled-coil domains protein 2-like isoform X2, with translation MLDKSEVTTLCLPPSASHGGSDSNISLDGAGVGAEGSGVVDPQRTRLALEHLQQKTLKITEQIRIEQEARDDNVAEYLKLAHNADKLQALRIKQVFEKKNQKSAQTIAHLHKKLDHYHKKLKEIEQNGPARQPKDVLRDMQQGLKDMGANVRAGFHGFGGGMVDGVKGGVEGVKGAVVSKPREFASLIRNKFGSADNISHLIEDGVGGHSEDVPAQRALSGSATLVSSPKYGSDDECSSASSGSAPGSHSGWAGGGGGMLGHGQAGLGSPRLEGHHHHHHHIHSSWDTLLEGLQEIKASQAHMEDAIEDMKSQLQSDYSYMTQCLQEERYRYERLEEQLNDLTELHQNEMTNLKQELASIEEKVAYQSYERARDIQEAVESCLTRITKLELQQQQQQVVQLEGVENANARALLGKLINIILALMAVVLVFVSTLANFITPLMKTRARVAATVMLALFLFILWKHWDFLELWLLPT, from the exons atg CTGGATAAAAGCGAAGTGACAACGTTGTGCCTGCCTCCCTCAGCCAGCCATGGTGGCTCTGACAGTAACATCAGCTTGGATGGGGCCGGGGTGGGGGCTGAAGGTTCAGGGGTCGTCGATCCGCAACGAACACGGCTCGCTCTGGAGCACCTGCAGCAGAAGACCCTGAAGATCACAGAGCAGATTCGCATAGAACAGGAGGCGCGAGATGACAACGTAGCTGAGTACCTGAAGCTGGCCCACAACGCAGACAAGCTGCAGGCCTTGCGCATCAAACAGGTGTTTGAGAAGAAGAACCAGAAGTCTGCACAGACCATCGCCCACCTGCACAAGAAGCTAGATCACTACCACAAGAAGCTAAAGGAGATAGagcag AATGGTCCAGCTCGTCAGCCTAAGGATGTGCTGCGGGACATGCAACAGGGGCTGAAGGACATGGGGGCCAATGTACGAGCAGGGTTCCATGGCTTTGGCGGGGGTATGGTGGATGGGGTCAAAGGAGGGGTGGAAGGGGTCAAAGGTGCTGTGGTGTCTAAGCCACGGGAGTTCGCCAGCTTGATCCGCAACAAATTTGGCAGTGCAGACAACATCTCCCACCTCATAGAGGATGGGGTGGGAGGGCACTCGGAGGACGTGCCTGCTCAAAGAGCCCTGAGTGGCAGTGCCACCCTGGTCTCCAGCCCCAAGTACGGTAGCGACGACGAGTGCTCCAGTGCCTCCTCTGGCTCAGCACCAGGCAGTCACTCAGGTTGGGCcgggggaggaggtgggatgtTGGGGCATGGGCAGGCTGGCCTGGGGAGCCCCAGATTGGAagggcaccaccaccaccaccaccacatccacAGCTCCTGGGACACTCTGCTGGAAGGCCTGCAGGAGATCAAGGCCAGCCAAGCCCACATGGAGGATGCCATCGAGGACATGAAGAGTCAGCTGCAGAGTGACTACTCCTACATGACCCAGTGCCTACaggaggagagatacag GTACGAGCGACTGGAAGAGCAGCTGAATGACTTGACAGAGCTGCACCAAAACGAGATGACTAATCTGAAACAGGAGCTGGCCAGCATAGAGGAGAAAGTGGCCTACCAGTCCTATGAGAGAGCCAGAGACATTCAG GAAGCAGTGGAGTCGTGCCTGACTCGCATCACTAAGTTGGAGctccagcagcaacagcagcaggtgGTGCAGTTGGAGGGTGTGGAGAACGCCAACGCCCGTGCCTTACTGGGCAAACTCATCAACATCATCCTGGCACTCATGGCTGTAGTGCTGGTCTTTGTCTCCACCCTGGCCAACTTCATCACCCCACTCATGAAGACCCGAGCACGGGTGGCCGCCACGGTCATGCTGGCCCTTTTCCTGTTCATCCTCTGGAAGCACTGGGACTTCCTGGAGCTGTGGCTACTGCCCACCTGA
- the usp49 gene encoding ubiquitin carboxyl-terminal hydrolase 49: MDRCKHVGRLRLGHEHSILNSQKWRCMDCCTTESVWACLKCSHVACGRFMEEHSLKHFQESNHPLAMEVRELDVFCFACGDYVLNDNAEGDLKLLRGALSTVRSPGRRSLRSSAGGDCNPWVGESGPQPAMQTALWHRRKVLLGKMLRRWRNRQQEEQSQREEKLEQEKEEVRRQKNEMKRRLMGELANVPPRKSARLLTQAPRSTITLIPLKFRDPPERLPPPKKPSLLSLKPPSNGRTRKLKVRRYYSSHKATRRRLAPGVTGLRNLGNTCYMNSILQVLSHLQKFRECFLTLDMCETEELLAKTNQGVAGAVVGSGSAVTPGCPLGRGMGKAASGGLPAVSKQSSPPCLNAAELVQPKEPRSSTRQQMSLCHELHTLFRVMWSGRWSLVSPFAMLHSVWNLIPAFRGYDQQDAQEFLCELLDKVQQELESEGSKRRIVIPITQRKLSKQVLKVLNTIFHGQLLSQVTCLSCKHKSNTVEPFWDLSLEFPERYHSTEKGSAASLAYQRSCSLTEMLAKFTETEALEGSIYACNHCNRKRRKTSHKPLVLSEACKQLLIYRLPQVLRLHLKRFRWSGRNHREKIGVHVAFDQVLNIEPYCCTDSGQSVHREGYTYDLSAVVMHHGKGFGSGHYTAYCYNTEGGFWVHCNDSEMNVCSVEEVCNTQAYILFYTQRSA; encoded by the exons ATGGACCGCTGTAAGCACGTGGGGCGTCTTCGCCTAGGCCACGAACACTCCATCCTCAACTCACAGAAATGGCGCTGCATGGACTGCTGCACCACCGAGTCAGTGTGGGCCTGTCTCAAGTGCTCTCACGTGGCCTGTGGCCGCTTCATGGAAGAGCACTCCCTCAAACACTTCCAGGAGTCAAACCACCCCCTGGCCATGGAAGTGCGGGAGCTGGATGTCTTCTGCTTCGCCTGTGGAGACTATGTGCTCAACGACAATGCTGAAGGAGACCTCAAGCTCCTGCGGGGGGCGCTCTCTACTGTGCGTAGTCCTGGCAGGCGCTCCCTGCGCTCCTCTGCAGGGGGTGACTGTAACCCCTGGGTGGGTGAGAGCGGGCCCCAGCCTGCTATGCAGACGGCCCTGTGGCACCGAAGGAAGGTGCTGCTGGGGAAGATGCTGCGCCGCTGGAGGAACAGGCAGCAGGAGGAACAGAGCCAGCGGGAGGAGAAACTTgagcaggagaaggaggaggtccGGCGCCAGAAGAATGAGATGAAGAGGAGACTCATGGGAGAGCTGGCCAATGTGCCGCCCAGGAAGAGTGCCAGGCTGCTCACCCAGGCGCCCCGCTCAACCATCACACTTATCCCCCTGAAGTTCCGCGACCCTCCGGAGCGTCTGCCTCCGCCCAAAAAACCCTCCCTTCTATCCCTGAAGCCCCCCAGCAATGGCAGGACTCGTAAACTCAAAGTACGGAGGTACTACTCCTCCCATAAAGCGACCCGTCGTAGACTGGCCCCGGGGGTCACTGGGCTACGCAACCTTGGGAACACGTGCTACATGAACTCTATCTTACAGGTGCTGAGCCACCTGCAGAAATTCAGGGAGTGCTTCCTCACATTGGACATGTGTGAGACTGAGGAGCTGCTGGCCAAGACAAACCAGGGTGTGGCTGGGGCTGTGGTGGGGAGTGGTAGTGCAGTCACACCAGGCTGCCCTCTGGGACGTGGCATGGGGAAGGCAGCCAGTGGGGGTCTCCCTGCTGTCAGCAAGCAGAGCTCGCCCCCCTGCCTAAATGCAGCAGAGCTGGTCCAGCCCAAGGAGCCGCGATCCTCCACCCGCCAGCAGATGTCACTGTGCCACGAGCTGCACACActgttcagggtcatgtggtctggcCGATGGTCGTTGGTGTCTCCCTTTGCCATGCTGCACTCTGTTTGGAACTTGATCCCAGCATTCCGCGGCTACGACCAGCAGGATGCCCAGGAGTTCCTGTGTGAGCTGCTGGACAAGGTGCAGCAAGAGCTGGAGTCAGAGGGCAGCAAGCGCAGGATCGTCATCCCTATCACCCAGAGGAAGCTGTCCAAGCAGGTGCTCAAGGTCCTCAACACGATCTTTCACGGACAGCTACTCAGCCAG GTGACTTGTCTGTCCTGTAAGCACAAGTCAAACACGGTGGAGCCGTTCTGGGACCTGTCCCTGGAGTTCCCGGAGCGCTACCACAGCACGGAGAAGGGCTCGGCTGCGTCTCTGGCCTACCAGCGCAGCTGCTCCCTCACTGAGATGCTGGCCAAGTTCACTGAGACAGAGGCTCTGGAGGGCAGCATCTATGCTTGCAACCACTGCAACA GGAAAAGACGGAAGACGTCCCACAAGCCCCTGGTTCTGTCAGAGGCATGTAAACAGCTGCTGATCTACCGCCTACCTCAGGTTCTACGGCTGCACCTCAAACGCTTCAG ATGGTCAGGCCGGAACCACAGGGAGAAGATTGGCGTCCATGTGGCCTTTGACCAGGTTTTGAACATAGAGCCCTACTGCTGCACAGACTCAGGCCAGTCGGTTCACAGAGAGGGCTACACCTACgacctgtctgctgtagtcatgcACCACGGGAAAGGCTTTGGCTCAGGGCACTACACTGCATACTGCTACAACACCGAGGGAG gttTCTGGGTCCACTGTAATGACTCTGAGATGAACGTGTgcagtgtggaggaggtgtgcaaCACTCAGGCCTACATTTTGTTCTATACCCAGAGGTCTGCCTAG
- the med20 gene encoding mediator of RNA polymerase II transcription subunit 20, translating into MGVTCVCQVPLAEGKSVQQTIDILHKKLEQLSAVKQGNFTVDCETYHATGNASGQPTKLLYVMHNSETPLSCLALFEGGPCLTADGNFDVLMIKLKSHFQNAKGHKVESRGSRYRYCDFLIKVGAVTMSSSARGISVEVEYCPCVVPGDCWNLMKEFMQSFLGPSIPELPSVFATKPEGLYVPADCVDTMTQYLELFSKVRKQQVLPGTTR; encoded by the exons ATGGGGGTGACTTG TGTGTGTCAGGTGCCTTTGGCAGAGGGAAAGAGTGTGCAGCAGACAATAGACATTCTGCACAAGAAGTTAGAGCAGTTGAGCGCTGTGAAGCAGGGAAACTTTACTGTGGACTGTGAGACGTACCATGCCACAGGAAATGCCAGCG GCCAGCCCACCAAACTCCTGTATGTGATGCATAACTCAGAAACCCCCCTGAGCTGCTTAGCCCTGTTCGAAGGAGGTCCCTGCCTCACAGCAGATGGAAACTTTGACGTGCTCATGATTAAGCTGAAAAGCCACTTCCAGAACGCCAAGGGGCACAAGGTAGAGAGCCGTGGTTCCCGCTACCGCTATTGTGATTTCCTGATAAAGGTTGGAGCAGTAACAATGAGCTCCAGCGCGAGGGGAATATCAGTAGAG GTGGAGTACTGTCCCTGTGTGGTCCCTGGGGACTGCTGGAACCTGATGAAAGAGTTCATGCAAAGCTTCCTGGGCCCCAGCATCCCGGAGCTGCCCTCTGTGTTCGCCACCAAGCCTGAGGGCCTCTATGTGCCCGCGGACTGTGTTGACACCATGACCCAGTACCTGGAGTTGTTCAGCAAAGTGCGCAAGCAGCAGGTGCTCCCAGGGACCACACGTTGA
- the bysl gene encoding bystin — protein sequence MPKVKKPKCGGGEKSGDGMVALADQILQGDMVRVHGRVKTRDQRGEDEDEYVDERLSRKILEQARIQQEELQTEYGLAPEVKKKQATVLGPDSQDADSDEEWPALGEAGAGEEAEANCGTEVLVDPEDEKAMQMFMNKNPPMRRTLADIIMEKITEKQTEVGTVMSEVSGRPMPQLDPRIIEVYKGVNKVLSRYRSGKLPKAFKIIPALSNWEQVLYLTEPETWTAAAMYQATRIFSSNLKERMAQRFYNLVLLPRIRDDIAEYKKLNFHLYMALKKALFKPGAWFKGILIPLCESGTCTLREAIIIGSILTKCSIPVLHSSAAMLKLAEMEYNGANSIFLRLLLDKKYALPFRVLDALVGHFLSFRSEKRVLPVLWHQSLLTLAQRYKADLASEQKAALLELLKVQTHTQISAEIRRELQNSESRDLETAMPVTMAMD from the exons ATGCCGAAAGTGAAGAAACCCAAATGTGGAGGTGGGGAGAAAAGTGGCGACGGAATGGTTGCGCTTGCTGACCAGATTCTTCAAGGGGATATGGTTCGAGTACATGGCCGAGTGAAGACCAGGGATCAACGGGGAGAAGATGAGGACGAGTACGTGGACGAACGCCTATCAAGGAAGATCCTGGAGCAGGCACGAATCCAACAAGAAGAACTACAGACAGAATATGGTTTGGCACCAGAGGTCAAGAAAAAGCAAGCCACTGTTTTAG GGCCAGATTCTCAGGATGCAGACTCTGATGAGGAGTGGCCTGCACTGGGTGAAGCCGGGGCCGGTGAGGAGGCAGAGGCTAACTGTGGGACAGAAGTGTTGGTGGACCCAGAGGATGAGAAAGCTATGCAGATGTTCATGAACAAGAATCCTCCCATGAG ACGAACTCTAGCAGACATCATCATGGAGAAGATcacagagaagcagacagaggtGGGGACAGTGATGTCTGAGGTGTCAGGAAGACCCATGCCCCAGCTGGACCCAAGGATCATTGAAGTGTACAAAGGTGTCAACAAG GTTCTGTCAAGATATCGTAGCGGCAAGCTGCCCAAAGCTTTCAAGATCATTCCAGCACTGTCAAACTGGGAGCAGGTTCTGTACTTGACAGAGCCTGAGACCTGGACTGCTGCTGCTATGTACCAGGCAACAAG AATATTCTCATCCAATCTGAAGGAGCGAATGGCCCAACGGTTCTACAACTTGGTGCTACTGCCAAGAATACGAGATGACATTGCAGAATATAAAAAACTAAACTTCCACCTGTACATGGCCCTGAAGAAGGCTCTTTTCAAGCCAGGGGCATGGTTCAAAG GCATCCTCATCCCGCTCTGTGAATCTGGAACATGTACTCTGAGGGAGGCTATCATCATTGGCAGCATACTCACTAAGTGCTCAATCCCTGTACTGCACTCCAG CGCTGCCATGCTGAAACtggcagagatggaatacaatGGAGCCAACAGCATCTTCCTGCGACTCCTACTGGATAAAAAATACGCCCTGCCCTTCCGTGTCCTGGATGCCCTGGTCGGCCACTTCCTGTCCTTCCGCAGTGAGAAGCGTGTCCTTCCTGTTCTGTGGCACCAGAGTCTGCTTACCCTGGCACAGCGCTACAAGGCCGACTTGGCATCCGAACAAAAGGCTGCTCTACTGGAGCTACTTAAGGTGCAGACACACACCCAGATTTCTGCAGAGATCCGCCGGGAGCTGCAGAACTCAGAGTCCCGTGATCTGGAAACCGCTATGCCTGTCACAATGGCCATGGACTGA
- the LOC135527595 gene encoding transmembrane and coiled-coil domains protein 2-like isoform X1, with product MEHEALLDKSEVTTLCLPPSASHGGSDSNISLDGAGVGAEGSGVVDPQRTRLALEHLQQKTLKITEQIRIEQEARDDNVAEYLKLAHNADKLQALRIKQVFEKKNQKSAQTIAHLHKKLDHYHKKLKEIEQNGPARQPKDVLRDMQQGLKDMGANVRAGFHGFGGGMVDGVKGGVEGVKGAVVSKPREFASLIRNKFGSADNISHLIEDGVGGHSEDVPAQRALSGSATLVSSPKYGSDDECSSASSGSAPGSHSGWAGGGGGMLGHGQAGLGSPRLEGHHHHHHHIHSSWDTLLEGLQEIKASQAHMEDAIEDMKSQLQSDYSYMTQCLQEERYRYERLEEQLNDLTELHQNEMTNLKQELASIEEKVAYQSYERARDIQEAVESCLTRITKLELQQQQQQVVQLEGVENANARALLGKLINIILALMAVVLVFVSTLANFITPLMKTRARVAATVMLALFLFILWKHWDFLELWLLPT from the exons ATGGAGCATGAAGCTCTG CTGGATAAAAGCGAAGTGACAACGTTGTGCCTGCCTCCCTCAGCCAGCCATGGTGGCTCTGACAGTAACATCAGCTTGGATGGGGCCGGGGTGGGGGCTGAAGGTTCAGGGGTCGTCGATCCGCAACGAACACGGCTCGCTCTGGAGCACCTGCAGCAGAAGACCCTGAAGATCACAGAGCAGATTCGCATAGAACAGGAGGCGCGAGATGACAACGTAGCTGAGTACCTGAAGCTGGCCCACAACGCAGACAAGCTGCAGGCCTTGCGCATCAAACAGGTGTTTGAGAAGAAGAACCAGAAGTCTGCACAGACCATCGCCCACCTGCACAAGAAGCTAGATCACTACCACAAGAAGCTAAAGGAGATAGagcag AATGGTCCAGCTCGTCAGCCTAAGGATGTGCTGCGGGACATGCAACAGGGGCTGAAGGACATGGGGGCCAATGTACGAGCAGGGTTCCATGGCTTTGGCGGGGGTATGGTGGATGGGGTCAAAGGAGGGGTGGAAGGGGTCAAAGGTGCTGTGGTGTCTAAGCCACGGGAGTTCGCCAGCTTGATCCGCAACAAATTTGGCAGTGCAGACAACATCTCCCACCTCATAGAGGATGGGGTGGGAGGGCACTCGGAGGACGTGCCTGCTCAAAGAGCCCTGAGTGGCAGTGCCACCCTGGTCTCCAGCCCCAAGTACGGTAGCGACGACGAGTGCTCCAGTGCCTCCTCTGGCTCAGCACCAGGCAGTCACTCAGGTTGGGCcgggggaggaggtgggatgtTGGGGCATGGGCAGGCTGGCCTGGGGAGCCCCAGATTGGAagggcaccaccaccaccaccaccacatccacAGCTCCTGGGACACTCTGCTGGAAGGCCTGCAGGAGATCAAGGCCAGCCAAGCCCACATGGAGGATGCCATCGAGGACATGAAGAGTCAGCTGCAGAGTGACTACTCCTACATGACCCAGTGCCTACaggaggagagatacag GTACGAGCGACTGGAAGAGCAGCTGAATGACTTGACAGAGCTGCACCAAAACGAGATGACTAATCTGAAACAGGAGCTGGCCAGCATAGAGGAGAAAGTGGCCTACCAGTCCTATGAGAGAGCCAGAGACATTCAG GAAGCAGTGGAGTCGTGCCTGACTCGCATCACTAAGTTGGAGctccagcagcaacagcagcaggtgGTGCAGTTGGAGGGTGTGGAGAACGCCAACGCCCGTGCCTTACTGGGCAAACTCATCAACATCATCCTGGCACTCATGGCTGTAGTGCTGGTCTTTGTCTCCACCCTGGCCAACTTCATCACCCCACTCATGAAGACCCGAGCACGGGTGGCCGCCACGGTCATGCTGGCCCTTTTCCTGTTCATCCTCTGGAAGCACTGGGACTTCCTGGAGCTGTGGCTACTGCCCACCTGA